From the Pseudarthrobacter sp. MM222 genome, one window contains:
- a CDS encoding McrB family protein, protein MTPAKKPAMHRALGISKEIEDAAWFVLGPGLHGKASALDGRTKTWSVPAAAELLERLERGVSDSKAPMMTNLRENLADASRGAKQLAVELLFLQSLPLAHEVKSLKVKRARVAEAATWLEPSLELPDELYAGMTDHGVIRDRTAEFNWTIWDHLKWLCRFVKHVAQGPAGVVAAAVKDPLAFHLLVAGTPDDQPAIRRSIEFLVWPSYFEPIVADVERQEIRDAFASLVGGAKGDSDEEISADIHRIRLHLDEQAGQRIDWYSRQLVSQWRKVGDPGRRAWLLRTHQDNADLLGTWQTDERVTLDVEHLRLLDPGVTAGLVQHAVDEDYKHLGYVEREDTKTAVFAFLTVMKPGDLALYQSSGTVRVGVVLGEPEHHEDNRRLRRKVRWFDETHSMSELPRHVQRQLATSGIVVDITRVIQALEALLPTEAEAEAGDGTEPAAVVEPACEGFRPLTPEFAAALHMDLEPLQEIAELLEENRQLVLYGPPGTGKTYLAKHLAAQLAGDTTDERVKLVQFHPSYAYEDFFEGFRPDKTDEGQVSFKLVAGPLRRIAEEAAKPGNESKPYFLIIDEMNRANLAKVFGELYFLLEYRDDRIYLQYSPNEPFTLPDNLYIIGTMNTADRSIAMMDAAIRRRFNFIELHPKTEPVKGSLLRFLQARELDTTPALLMDALNDAIDEWDRDLMIGPSYFMKKSAQSPKGLRRIWKYELMPLLEEHYHGQLNRAQLEERFGLDQLLARLES, encoded by the coding sequence ATGACCCCAGCCAAAAAGCCTGCCATGCACCGCGCCCTCGGCATCTCCAAGGAGATTGAGGACGCGGCGTGGTTTGTCCTGGGGCCGGGGTTGCACGGCAAGGCTTCGGCCTTGGACGGACGCACGAAAACGTGGTCGGTGCCGGCCGCGGCGGAGCTGCTGGAACGCCTTGAGCGAGGTGTATCGGACTCCAAGGCACCCATGATGACCAACCTCCGGGAGAACCTGGCGGATGCTTCCCGGGGAGCCAAGCAACTGGCAGTTGAACTGCTGTTTCTTCAGTCCCTTCCCTTGGCCCATGAGGTCAAATCCCTCAAGGTCAAACGCGCCCGGGTGGCAGAAGCCGCGACGTGGCTGGAACCGTCGTTGGAACTTCCGGATGAGCTGTATGCCGGAATGACCGACCACGGCGTCATCCGGGACCGCACCGCCGAGTTCAACTGGACCATCTGGGATCACCTGAAATGGCTCTGCCGCTTCGTCAAGCACGTGGCCCAGGGGCCCGCGGGTGTCGTCGCCGCGGCCGTCAAGGACCCGCTGGCCTTCCACCTGCTGGTGGCGGGCACCCCGGATGACCAGCCGGCGATCCGCCGCAGCATTGAATTCCTGGTCTGGCCGAGCTACTTCGAGCCAATTGTGGCGGACGTCGAGCGCCAGGAAATCCGCGACGCCTTTGCCTCCCTCGTTGGCGGGGCCAAGGGGGACAGCGACGAGGAAATCTCGGCCGACATCCACCGCATCCGCCTGCACCTGGACGAACAGGCCGGCCAGCGGATCGACTGGTACTCCCGCCAGCTCGTGAGCCAGTGGCGCAAGGTGGGAGACCCCGGCCGCCGCGCTTGGCTGCTGCGCACCCATCAGGACAACGCCGACTTGCTCGGTACCTGGCAGACTGACGAAAGAGTGACGCTCGACGTCGAACACCTTCGCCTGCTGGACCCCGGCGTCACTGCCGGGCTGGTCCAGCACGCCGTGGATGAGGACTATAAACACCTCGGCTACGTGGAACGCGAGGACACCAAAACCGCCGTCTTTGCCTTCCTGACCGTGATGAAGCCCGGCGACCTGGCCCTGTACCAGAGCTCGGGCACCGTCCGGGTGGGCGTTGTCCTGGGTGAACCCGAACACCACGAGGACAATCGGCGGCTGCGCCGCAAGGTCCGCTGGTTCGACGAGACCCACAGCATGTCGGAGCTGCCCCGGCACGTGCAGCGTCAGCTGGCGACCTCAGGAATCGTCGTCGACATCACCCGCGTGATCCAGGCGCTCGAGGCCCTCCTGCCCACCGAAGCGGAAGCGGAGGCCGGCGACGGCACCGAACCGGCCGCCGTCGTCGAACCCGCTTGTGAAGGTTTCCGCCCGCTCACACCGGAATTCGCCGCAGCGCTGCACATGGATCTGGAGCCGTTGCAGGAGATCGCGGAACTCCTCGAGGAGAACCGGCAGCTGGTGCTGTACGGCCCGCCCGGTACCGGCAAGACCTATCTGGCCAAGCACCTGGCGGCGCAACTTGCCGGCGATACCACCGACGAGCGGGTGAAGCTGGTGCAGTTCCACCCTTCGTACGCCTACGAGGACTTCTTCGAGGGTTTCCGGCCGGACAAAACGGACGAGGGACAAGTGTCCTTCAAACTGGTGGCCGGTCCGCTGCGCCGCATCGCCGAAGAGGCGGCCAAGCCCGGCAACGAGAGCAAGCCCTACTTCCTGATCATCGATGAGATGAACCGGGCAAACCTCGCGAAGGTCTTCGGCGAGCTGTACTTCCTGCTCGAGTACCGCGACGACCGAATCTACCTCCAGTACAGCCCCAACGAGCCCTTCACGCTGCCGGACAACCTGTACATCATCGGCACCATGAACACTGCGGACCGGTCCATCGCGATGATGGATGCCGCCATCCGGCGACGCTTCAACTTCATCGAGCTGCACCCCAAGACCGAGCCGGTGAAAGGCTCGCTGCTGCGCTTCCTGCAGGCCCGGGAGCTGGACACCACGCCGGCGTTGCTGATGGACGCCCTCAACGATGCGATCGATGAGTGGGACCGCGACCTCATGATAGGGCCGTCCTACTTCATGAAGAAGTCCGCCCAGAGCCCCAAGGGCCTGCGCCGGATCTGGAAGTACGAGCTGATGCCGCTGCTTGAGGAGCACTATCACGGCCAGCTCAACCGGGCCCAGCTGGAGGAACGGTTCGGGCTGGACCAACTGCTCGCCCGCCTTGAGTCCTAG
- a CDS encoding alkene reductase produces MLFSPMTLGELELPNRLVMAPLTRVRSGQEGVPGPLVVEHYRQRASLGLIVSEGTYPSRAGRGFPGQPGLVTDEQLEGWANVTAAVHAEGGRIFAQVMHAGRVTHEDTTGGYEVVAPSAIAIDGETRTYKGKKPFPVPRALTTEELPAILQEFVTASRKAVEAGFDGVELHSANGYLLHEFLTPAANQRDDVYGGSPENRARFVIEVAQAVVDAIGADRVGIRISPEHNVQGATELDAADVRATYAHLVDALAPLELAYLSILHKEPTSELVQDLRARFKGTFLINTGFGVVTTGEEAKALVADGHADAVVVGRPAIANPDLVRRWREGLPVNEADPTTFYTDGAEGYTDYPAYQN; encoded by the coding sequence ATGCTGTTTTCCCCGATGACCCTCGGTGAGCTGGAACTGCCCAACCGTCTTGTGATGGCGCCGCTTACCCGCGTCCGCTCCGGCCAAGAAGGAGTCCCCGGCCCGCTGGTCGTCGAGCACTACCGGCAGCGGGCGTCGCTCGGCTTGATTGTAAGTGAGGGAACCTACCCCAGCCGGGCAGGCCGAGGCTTCCCTGGCCAGCCCGGGCTCGTGACCGACGAACAGCTGGAGGGCTGGGCCAACGTGACCGCCGCGGTCCACGCTGAGGGTGGTCGCATTTTCGCCCAGGTCATGCATGCTGGCCGTGTCACCCATGAGGACACTACGGGGGGCTACGAGGTAGTCGCACCCAGTGCCATTGCCATCGACGGTGAGACCCGCACGTACAAGGGCAAGAAACCGTTCCCTGTTCCCCGCGCCCTGACGACCGAGGAACTGCCGGCCATCCTTCAGGAATTCGTGACGGCATCACGCAAGGCAGTAGAGGCAGGGTTCGACGGCGTCGAGCTGCACTCCGCGAACGGCTACCTGCTGCACGAGTTCCTCACTCCAGCCGCCAACCAGCGCGACGACGTCTATGGCGGCTCGCCTGAGAACCGCGCACGCTTCGTGATCGAAGTAGCCCAGGCCGTGGTGGACGCCATCGGGGCGGACCGCGTTGGCATCCGCATCTCGCCCGAGCACAACGTTCAGGGCGCAACTGAACTTGATGCAGCAGACGTCCGGGCCACCTATGCCCACCTCGTAGACGCTCTGGCCCCGCTGGAACTGGCCTACCTCAGCATTCTGCACAAGGAACCCACCAGCGAGCTGGTCCAGGATCTGCGCGCACGGTTCAAGGGTACGTTCCTGATCAACACCGGCTTCGGCGTTGTCACCACCGGTGAGGAGGCCAAAGCCTTGGTCGCGGACGGCCACGCTGACGCCGTCGTTGTCGGACGCCCCGCCATCGCCAACCCGGACCTGGTCCGCCGCTGGCGTGAAGGCCTGCCGGTCAACGAGGCAGATCCGACCACGTTCTACACTGACGGTGCCGAAGGCTACACGGACTACCCGGCCTACCAGAACTAG
- a CDS encoding 5-methylcytosine restriction system specificity protein McrC, with protein MDELSVGVAERLDPASAAYINGSGLAKASPMGMGLYRIEPVGKVGSVRTPTVQLEVRPKERLGLSRLLFLLGYAGDQGFREDSVSAVEESDLWSALAESLAQLADRALSRGVLQGYLNVDESLRTVKGRIRISDQISRRPGMLVPLEVSYDEFTEDIAENRILRAALERMSQVPGVRPEVLSRLRQLKGKLAAVTRLQSGAPLPVWRASRMNARYHAALRLAELILRNASAEAGDGRQQSASFVVDMSSVFEDFVGIALREAMTAFPGEMRLRYNALLNEAVRDSDRIIVQPGAVHLLGGRPVMVYDAKYQAASDVGASLSGDHYRMLAYCTSLRVPTAWLIYPGAGEIKLRRILNTDIDIVEFPLDLSKSPAEILASVADLAQQSWGEVVRQATISR; from the coding sequence CTGGACGAGCTCTCCGTCGGAGTCGCGGAGCGCCTCGATCCGGCCAGCGCGGCGTACATCAACGGAAGCGGGCTGGCGAAGGCATCGCCGATGGGCATGGGGCTGTACCGCATCGAGCCGGTCGGGAAGGTCGGGTCCGTTCGCACCCCCACGGTGCAGCTGGAGGTCCGGCCCAAGGAGCGGCTCGGTCTGAGCCGGCTGCTGTTCCTGCTGGGCTACGCGGGGGACCAGGGCTTCCGTGAGGATTCCGTCTCCGCCGTCGAGGAAAGTGACCTCTGGAGTGCCTTGGCCGAATCGCTGGCGCAACTCGCGGACCGCGCCCTCAGCCGCGGAGTCCTGCAGGGTTACCTGAACGTGGACGAATCCCTCCGGACGGTCAAGGGCAGGATCCGCATCTCGGATCAGATTTCCCGCCGGCCCGGCATGCTGGTTCCGCTGGAGGTGTCCTATGACGAATTCACCGAAGACATTGCCGAAAACCGGATCCTTCGGGCCGCGCTCGAGCGGATGTCCCAGGTGCCGGGGGTCCGCCCCGAAGTCCTCAGCAGGCTGCGACAGTTGAAGGGGAAGCTCGCCGCCGTAACCCGGCTGCAGTCCGGTGCGCCGCTGCCGGTGTGGCGGGCCAGCCGGATGAATGCCCGCTACCACGCAGCCCTGCGCCTCGCGGAACTGATCCTGCGCAACGCCTCCGCGGAAGCCGGCGACGGCAGGCAGCAGTCGGCGTCGTTTGTGGTGGACATGTCCAGCGTTTTCGAGGACTTCGTCGGGATCGCGCTGCGGGAGGCCATGACAGCGTTCCCGGGGGAGATGCGGCTGCGGTACAACGCCCTGCTCAACGAAGCTGTCCGCGATTCGGACCGCATCATTGTGCAACCGGGTGCCGTGCATCTGCTGGGCGGACGGCCGGTGATGGTCTACGACGCCAAGTACCAGGCGGCGTCCGACGTCGGGGCGTCGCTTTCCGGCGACCATTACCGCATGCTGGCGTACTGCACGTCGTTACGCGTCCCGACAGCCTGGCTCATTTACCCGGGCGCAGGGGAAATCAAGCTACGCCGGATCCTGAATACGGACATCGACATCGTGGAATTTCCGCTGGATCTGTCCAAGTCGCCCGCCGAGATCCTGGCCTCCGTGGCGGATCTTGCACAACAGTCCTGGGGCGAAGTGGTGCGGCAAGCGACCATCAGCCGGTAA
- a CDS encoding MFS transporter — translation MQTETLATGPKESATRRTIKNLRWWILGWALAAGIINYMDRSAISIAAPQLIKEFGMTRTDIGLLGTVFSWTYAFAQLPAGWLVDKLGARRMYFLAIAGWSIATALMAIGGKMWQFITFRFLLGVTEAPNGPASAKLTADWFPRTERGQATAIWDSGSKWGPAIAPPVLTAIMLTFGWQAIFLFLGVAGLVLALAFFIYYRAPEEHKRISAQELDYIESQRATQVLSAKKVSWLGLFKHRQIWGMMAGFFCVIWIWNIFIVFLPLYLQEERGVSIANSGWLAAVPYLGAAILGITGGWVMTRYAKKAGRDPLLAKRHVMSVAAVIAGILICLIPFVDSLPLALAVMTVALGFVATMQAAAWAMPGDIVDNSQVASVGAIQNFGGYFGGAFAPLLTGVIADATGSYAPSFVIGGVIAALAAVAYTVLVREPIRDKTAATQTES, via the coding sequence GTGCAAACAGAAACTTTGGCCACAGGCCCTAAGGAATCAGCAACACGCCGCACCATCAAAAATCTGCGATGGTGGATCCTAGGCTGGGCGCTGGCCGCAGGCATCATCAACTACATGGACCGCAGCGCGATCTCCATCGCCGCTCCGCAGCTCATCAAAGAATTCGGCATGACCCGGACGGACATTGGCCTCCTGGGCACCGTGTTCTCCTGGACCTACGCTTTTGCCCAGCTGCCGGCCGGCTGGCTCGTGGACAAGCTCGGCGCCCGCCGGATGTATTTCCTCGCCATCGCGGGCTGGAGCATCGCTACCGCGCTGATGGCCATCGGCGGCAAGATGTGGCAGTTCATCACCTTCCGTTTCCTGCTCGGCGTCACCGAAGCCCCGAACGGACCGGCATCGGCAAAACTCACCGCCGACTGGTTCCCCCGCACCGAGCGCGGACAGGCCACCGCCATCTGGGACAGCGGCTCCAAGTGGGGACCCGCTATTGCCCCGCCCGTTCTGACCGCCATCATGCTCACCTTCGGCTGGCAGGCCATCTTCCTCTTCCTCGGCGTCGCGGGCCTTGTGCTGGCACTGGCCTTCTTCATCTACTACCGCGCTCCTGAAGAGCACAAGCGCATCAGCGCGCAGGAACTGGACTACATCGAAAGCCAGCGCGCCACGCAGGTCCTGAGTGCCAAGAAGGTCTCCTGGTTGGGTCTCTTCAAGCACCGCCAGATCTGGGGAATGATGGCAGGCTTCTTCTGCGTCATCTGGATCTGGAACATCTTCATCGTCTTCCTCCCGCTGTACCTGCAGGAAGAGCGCGGCGTCAGCATCGCAAACTCCGGCTGGCTGGCTGCTGTCCCGTACTTGGGTGCGGCTATCCTGGGCATCACCGGCGGCTGGGTCATGACACGCTACGCCAAGAAGGCGGGCCGCGATCCGCTGCTGGCCAAGCGCCACGTGATGTCCGTCGCCGCCGTGATCGCCGGCATCCTGATCTGCCTGATCCCGTTTGTAGATTCCCTCCCGCTCGCCCTCGCCGTGATGACCGTGGCGCTGGGCTTCGTCGCCACCATGCAGGCAGCCGCCTGGGCCATGCCCGGCGATATCGTGGACAACTCCCAGGTGGCATCCGTCGGTGCCATCCAGAACTTCGGCGGCTACTTCGGCGGTGCCTTCGCACCGCTGCTGACCGGCGTGATCGCCGATGCAACCGGGTCCTACGCGCCGTCGTTCGTCATCGGCGGCGTCATCGCGGCCCTGGCCGCCGTGGCCTACACCGTGCTGGTCCGCGAGCCCATCCGGGACAAGACCGCAGCAACGCAGACAGAAAGCTGA
- a CDS encoding ABC transporter ATP-binding protein, producing MSTNEKVAPTTPDAAPDDDFYEEEYTPGEADGGMFGAVASKKAEHFWPSAKRLLGLLKPERTGVIVVFFMVAVAVVLNVVAPRILGQAMDVIFGGVVGKQLPAGVTKDEFVEGLRTQGENNFADMLSKMDLVPGVGIDFQKLGFLISVVLVMYFVANIFLWLQGYVLNVLVMRVVRQLRDDTEKKLNRLPLNYFDTRQRGDILSRVTNDVDNIQQALQQAFAQLVNSALTVIGIVIMMFIVSWQLALIALIALPLSGVAAGIIGSRSQKLFASQWKNTGELNGQIEESFSGHDLVRVFGRDGDMLARFDERNEALYKASFGAQFVSGMIMPVMQFVSYLSYVGIAVVGGLRVASGGMSLGDATAFIQYSREFTQPLGQMAGMANMLQSGVASAERVFEFLDADEQDAETATEQLPAKTDGHVGFRRVTFSYTPDKPLIEDLSFTAEPGHTVAIVGPTGAGKTTLVNLVMRFYELQGGSITLDGVDITQLSRAELRSKVGMVLQDAWLFGGTIYENIRYGNLDATEDQVMEAAKATFVDRFVRALPDGYNTVIDEEGNNVSAGEKQLITIARAFVANPSLLILDEATSSVDTRTEVLVQKAMAALRTDRTSFVIAHRLSTIRDADTILVMEAGRIVEQGRHAELLELKGAYYRLYMSQFAGEDAEAAFSENTADDATAVHS from the coding sequence ATGAGCACCAACGAGAAAGTCGCTCCCACTACCCCGGACGCTGCACCGGACGACGATTTCTACGAGGAGGAGTACACCCCGGGCGAGGCCGACGGCGGCATGTTCGGTGCCGTTGCCTCCAAGAAGGCCGAGCACTTCTGGCCCTCCGCGAAGCGGCTGCTGGGCCTGCTGAAGCCCGAGCGGACCGGCGTCATCGTGGTCTTCTTCATGGTCGCCGTCGCAGTGGTGCTCAACGTGGTCGCGCCCCGGATCCTCGGCCAGGCGATGGACGTGATTTTCGGCGGAGTGGTGGGCAAGCAACTGCCCGCAGGGGTCACCAAGGACGAGTTCGTCGAGGGCCTGCGGACCCAGGGCGAGAACAACTTCGCGGACATGCTCTCCAAGATGGACCTGGTCCCCGGCGTAGGCATCGACTTCCAGAAGCTCGGCTTCCTCATCAGCGTGGTGCTGGTGATGTACTTCGTGGCCAATATCTTCCTCTGGCTGCAGGGGTACGTCCTGAACGTCCTCGTCATGCGCGTGGTCCGCCAACTGCGCGATGACACCGAGAAGAAGCTGAACAGGCTGCCGCTGAACTACTTCGACACCCGGCAGCGCGGTGACATCCTCTCCCGCGTCACCAACGATGTGGACAACATCCAGCAGGCTCTCCAGCAGGCCTTCGCCCAGCTGGTGAACTCCGCGCTGACCGTCATCGGCATTGTGATCATGATGTTCATCGTGTCCTGGCAGCTGGCCCTGATCGCCCTCATTGCGCTGCCTCTCTCAGGCGTCGCCGCCGGCATCATCGGCTCCCGGAGCCAGAAGCTCTTCGCATCGCAGTGGAAGAACACCGGCGAACTCAACGGCCAGATCGAGGAATCCTTCTCCGGCCACGACCTGGTCCGCGTCTTCGGCCGCGACGGCGACATGCTGGCGCGCTTCGACGAACGCAACGAAGCCCTCTACAAGGCAAGCTTCGGCGCGCAGTTCGTCTCCGGCATGATCATGCCGGTCATGCAGTTTGTGTCGTACCTCAGCTACGTGGGCATCGCCGTCGTCGGCGGCCTGCGCGTCGCTTCCGGCGGAATGAGCCTGGGAGATGCCACCGCGTTCATCCAGTACTCCCGCGAGTTCACCCAGCCGCTGGGCCAGATGGCCGGCATGGCCAACATGCTGCAGTCCGGCGTCGCATCCGCGGAGCGGGTCTTTGAATTCCTCGACGCGGATGAGCAGGACGCAGAAACCGCCACCGAGCAGCTTCCGGCGAAGACTGACGGCCATGTCGGGTTCCGGCGCGTCACCTTCAGCTACACCCCGGACAAGCCGCTGATCGAGGATCTGTCCTTCACCGCCGAGCCCGGCCACACCGTGGCGATCGTTGGACCCACCGGGGCCGGCAAGACCACCTTGGTGAACCTGGTGATGCGCTTCTACGAACTCCAGGGCGGCAGCATCACTCTCGACGGCGTCGACATCACCCAGCTGAGCCGCGCGGAACTGCGCTCCAAGGTCGGCATGGTGTTGCAGGACGCCTGGCTGTTCGGCGGGACCATCTACGAGAACATCCGCTACGGCAACCTGGACGCCACCGAGGATCAGGTGATGGAGGCGGCCAAGGCCACCTTCGTCGACCGCTTCGTCCGGGCCCTACCGGACGGCTACAACACCGTCATCGACGAGGAAGGCAACAACGTCAGCGCCGGCGAGAAGCAGCTGATCACCATCGCGCGGGCCTTCGTCGCGAACCCGTCGCTGTTGATCCTGGACGAGGCGACGAGTTCGGTGGATACCCGCACCGAGGTGCTGGTGCAGAAGGCCATGGCGGCGTTGCGCACGGACCGGACAAGTTTCGTGATCGCCCACCGCCTCTCCACCATCCGCGACGCCGACACCATCCTGGTGATGGAGGCCGGCCGGATCGTCGAGCAAGGCCGTCACGCCGAACTGCTGGAGCTGAAGGGCGCCTACTACCGCCTGTACATGTCCCAGTTCGCCGGCGAGGACGCCGAGGCGGCCTTTTCGGAAAACACGGCCGACGATGCGACGGCGGTGCACAGCTGA
- a CDS encoding GntR family transcriptional regulator, translating into MQSASSGSRPEGHHTGRPVSRQVLADHVYEELLASLIDGRLEPGAAVSIDGTARELDVSPTPVREALARLEHTGMVRRVALKGYRVAPMFTQEDFAELMEARLAIEPVNARLACARLTPAHHAELSAAVADLKKAPRGPSFAEFRDYLEADERFHRLIAEQTGNQFMVAAYAALGGQVQRFRLFGGVGITDAEQAIAEHQAVLDALSSGDPEKAAAAMAEHVQKVRGRAIADAPAD; encoded by the coding sequence ATGCAATCAGCTTCCTCCGGGAGTCGCCCTGAGGGCCACCACACGGGCCGACCCGTCAGCCGCCAGGTCCTCGCCGACCACGTCTATGAGGAGCTTCTTGCCTCGCTCATCGACGGGCGGCTCGAACCCGGGGCCGCGGTGAGCATTGACGGAACCGCCAGGGAGCTCGATGTTTCCCCGACGCCGGTCCGCGAGGCCCTTGCCCGGCTCGAACACACCGGAATGGTTCGCCGCGTCGCGCTCAAGGGCTATCGGGTTGCGCCGATGTTCACCCAGGAGGACTTCGCCGAGCTCATGGAAGCGCGGCTTGCAATCGAGCCCGTCAACGCCCGCTTGGCGTGCGCCAGGCTGACACCCGCGCACCATGCCGAGCTGTCCGCGGCTGTGGCCGACCTCAAGAAGGCTCCGCGGGGCCCGTCGTTTGCCGAATTCCGCGACTATCTGGAGGCCGATGAACGGTTCCACCGGCTGATCGCGGAGCAGACCGGCAACCAGTTCATGGTTGCCGCCTATGCCGCCCTCGGCGGGCAGGTCCAGCGCTTCCGCCTCTTTGGGGGCGTGGGCATCACGGACGCGGAACAGGCGATCGCCGAGCACCAGGCGGTCCTGGACGCGCTTTCCTCCGGCGATCCGGAGAAGGCCGCAGCTGCCATGGCAGAGCATGTGCAGAAGGTGCGCGGCCGCGCCATTGCCGACGCGCCGGCAGACTAG
- a CDS encoding DUF6318 family protein, whose protein sequence is MSAAACSGGGTQPGASPTAESQSPSAASTPSATPTPAPSYKPADASGRAQNVPVPVLPEVAKSETKEGLEAFARYWFQLLSYGYETGDTTPLDAITTPGCELCLNVTQAISSNYESGKWLAGGRVETPSVSTSYAEQPDGQYQVVVQVQQAMISYIGPGGTEFRTPTPPSDTGNVMIAEFASGAWRLTGLHPIR, encoded by the coding sequence ATGTCTGCCGCCGCCTGTAGCGGGGGAGGAACGCAACCCGGCGCATCCCCGACGGCCGAATCGCAAAGCCCCTCTGCCGCGTCGACTCCGAGTGCCACCCCGACCCCAGCTCCGAGCTATAAGCCGGCCGACGCCTCAGGCAGGGCCCAGAACGTCCCCGTACCGGTGCTGCCCGAGGTCGCGAAATCGGAAACGAAGGAGGGACTTGAAGCCTTTGCGCGGTACTGGTTCCAGTTGTTGAGTTACGGGTACGAGACCGGCGATACAACGCCGTTGGACGCGATTACTACGCCTGGATGCGAACTTTGCTTGAACGTAACGCAAGCCATCAGCTCCAATTACGAAAGCGGGAAGTGGCTGGCAGGGGGACGTGTTGAAACGCCTTCCGTTAGTACGTCGTATGCTGAGCAGCCTGACGGTCAATACCAAGTCGTAGTCCAAGTGCAGCAGGCAATGATTTCGTACATTGGCCCCGGAGGAACTGAGTTCAGAACGCCGACGCCGCCCTCGGATACTGGCAACGTCATGATCGCCGAGTTCGCTAGCGGCGCGTGGCGACTCACGGGGCTTCATCCCATCCGATGA
- a CDS encoding acyl-CoA thioesterase: MRWGDMDAYGHINNVQVVRILEEARIAAFGPPRGAGLPGVEPPVPLFNEVPEGTLALVVEHKIRYVRTLEYRNVPALVQLWIGAVKGASFDIHYLVQDPVTREDCVRATSHLAFVEEATGRVLRLTPEQKETLARFTPAHPHAVRAAP; this comes from the coding sequence ATGCGGTGGGGGGACATGGACGCGTACGGCCACATTAACAACGTGCAGGTCGTCCGCATCCTCGAGGAGGCCCGCATTGCGGCGTTCGGTCCACCCCGCGGCGCCGGGTTGCCCGGGGTCGAGCCGCCGGTGCCGCTGTTCAACGAGGTCCCGGAGGGCACCCTCGCCCTCGTGGTGGAGCACAAGATCCGGTACGTTCGCACGCTCGAATACCGCAACGTTCCCGCGCTGGTGCAGCTCTGGATCGGCGCGGTAAAGGGAGCAAGCTTCGACATCCATTACCTGGTCCAGGACCCGGTCACCCGGGAGGACTGCGTCCGCGCCACGAGCCACCTTGCCTTCGTGGAAGAAGCCACCGGGCGGGTGCTGCGGCTTACCCCGGAGCAGAAGGAGACGCTGGCGCGGTTCACTCCCGCGCATCCGCACGCGGTCCGCGCTGCACCCTAG
- a CDS encoding very short patch repair endonuclease, with protein sequence MADKLTPERRSWNMSRIRGKNTKPELLVRRLLHSKGYRYRLHGTARGGKLPGNPDLVFASRHKVIFVNGCFWHFHDCRVGQHAPKANAEFWETKRTRTRNRDAEQLHQLEASGWTVLTVWECELKDPVSLEQQLDAFLSSTQQPPR encoded by the coding sequence ATGGCGGACAAGCTGACTCCGGAGCGGCGCAGCTGGAACATGTCTCGCATCAGGGGCAAGAACACCAAACCTGAACTGCTGGTGAGAAGGCTGCTCCATTCAAAGGGTTACCGCTACCGGCTTCACGGCACGGCGCGCGGAGGCAAGCTCCCGGGCAACCCCGACCTGGTCTTCGCCAGCCGCCACAAAGTCATCTTCGTCAACGGCTGTTTCTGGCACTTCCACGACTGCCGCGTGGGCCAGCACGCTCCCAAAGCCAATGCGGAATTTTGGGAAACCAAGCGGACGCGCACGCGGAACCGCGATGCCGAGCAGCTCCATCAGCTGGAAGCCTCAGGCTGGACAGTGCTGACGGTCTGGGAGTGCGAACTCAAGGACCCAGTAAGTTTGGAACAGCAACTGGACGCGTTCCTTAGCAGTACTCAGCAACCGCCGCGCTGA
- a CDS encoding TetR/AcrR family transcriptional regulator: MSLSTNPVRRSSPPLVVPSGGSVAGSGVRERILDVAYELFSRRGVRDVGVNELISRSGVAKASFYRHFASKDELVLAFLERRDQQWTVDKIVSEARRRGATPEEQLLAIFDVFADWFARDDFEACSFVNILLEMGPDHPLGQASIDYLAKIRTHVQQLAEEAGLRDPENFSRSWHILMKGSIVSAAEGDRAAAGRSREMAGWLIAHNRG, encoded by the coding sequence ATGTCGCTTTCAACGAATCCCGTCCGGAGATCGTCACCACCGCTCGTGGTGCCTAGCGGTGGGTCTGTCGCTGGCTCGGGTGTGCGGGAGCGGATTCTCGACGTCGCCTATGAGCTTTTCTCCCGGCGGGGAGTCCGGGATGTCGGTGTCAACGAACTGATCAGCCGCTCTGGAGTAGCCAAGGCGAGCTTCTACCGGCATTTCGCCTCTAAAGACGAGCTAGTGCTGGCTTTCCTCGAACGCAGGGACCAGCAGTGGACTGTGGACAAGATTGTCTCAGAGGCCCGGCGCCGGGGCGCGACCCCGGAGGAGCAATTGCTCGCCATCTTCGACGTCTTTGCCGACTGGTTCGCGCGCGATGATTTCGAGGCCTGTTCGTTCGTGAACATCCTGCTCGAAATGGGCCCGGACCATCCCCTTGGCCAGGCGAGTATCGACTACCTCGCGAAAATCCGTACCCATGTTCAGCAACTGGCCGAAGAGGCAGGGCTGCGCGATCCGGAGAACTTCTCCCGGTCCTGGCACATCCTCATGAAGGGATCCATCGTCTCCGCCGCTGAGGGCGACCGCGCCGCCGCAGGCCGCTCCCGCGAGATGGCCGGCTGGCTGATCGCCCACAACCGCGGTTGA